A window from Sebastes fasciatus isolate fSebFas1 chromosome 22, fSebFas1.pri, whole genome shotgun sequence encodes these proteins:
- the LOC141761241 gene encoding butyrophilin subfamily 3 member A2-like: MKLVINSSVKMLPQRTGLSLQSPLRPLSVLGFHLLLTHSLGGQSQLIGLSQPIVALVGDDIILPCHLEPAEDVSAMTLEWTRSDLNSIAVFVWRAGKDLVHVKDPSYTGRTSLFTDGLKHGNISLKLSKVKLSDEGRYQCYVADLSKGSFVELVVGAASYPVITLSGIDKSTRGVMLDCRSEGWYPEPEVLWLDGEGNLLSAGPPETVRDPDDLYTVSSRVTVEKRHNNSFTCRVQQKKTNQTRETHIPISSKKILCFIM; this comes from the exons atgaagctggttatcaactca AGCGTTAAGATGCTTCCCCAGAGGACCGGACTGTCCCTTCAGTCTCCGCTCAGACCCCTCAGTGTTTTGGGTTTCCATCTTCTCCTAACACACTCTCTGGGAG GTCAGTCTCAGTTGATTGGTCTATCTCAGCCAATAGTAGCATTAGTTGGCGATGACATCATTTTGCCATGCCATCTGGAACCTGCAGAGGATGTTTCTGCCATGACGTTGGAGTGGACGAGATCCGACCTGAACTCTATAGCTGTCTTTGTGTGGCGTGCTGGCAAGGACCTCGTACATGTTAAAGATCCATCCTACACAGGAAGAACATCACTGTTCACTGATGGACTGAAGCACGGAAACATTTCACTGAAACTCTCCAAAGTGAAACTTTCTGATGAGGGGAGATACCAATGCTATGTTGCAGACCTGAGTAAAGGATCTTTCGTTGAGCTTGTTGTTG GTGCTGCTTCCTACCCGGTCATCACTTTATCAGGGATCGATAAGTCCACCAGAGGAGTGATGTTAGACTGCAGGTCTGAAGGCTGGTATCCAGAGCCTGAGGTGTTGTGGCTGGACGGTGAGGGaaacctcctctctgctggaccTCCAGAGACAGTCAGAGATCCTGATGACCTCTATACTGTCAGCAGCAGAGTGACTGTGGAGAAGAGACACAacaacagcttcacctgtagaGTCCAACAGAAGAAGACCAACCAGACCAGAGAGACACACATCCCTatttcaagtaaaaaaatattgtgttttattatgtga